Proteins found in one Sphaeramia orbicularis chromosome 8, fSphaOr1.1, whole genome shotgun sequence genomic segment:
- the anapc2 gene encoding anaphase-promoting complex subunit 2: MEENAMESDSAEVSASTSDLGVSDAWEDVTACLVSPGGSGSDQTVVDSLALLSAHGLDQLLGSWLLETLQMRLSSCVVPEFWSGLKQPENEVEERDRAWVLLTAFRTLLDRLDPFLGGLERLRTWQAEGRCSPCGTKPGGLQDRAFTIIRALLLFSPSPVLQERVLEFYSRTFSVYMNQEGEAEDGGDAADGPEGGVCPGCSIQMGQCWCREALEQLQELSHILSKLQLLEWVSSKAVTFILHKLIEQRMEQHCRGEYERSFLLEFQEWLELVLGWLSKVFASEADRDPPSVPSVPSVPSTPSVQDGQPSSPILKQWRCHMHQFFCRIYVNMRIDELFSIIRDFPESKAAIEDLKFCLERTNQRQQLLTSLKSAFESRLLHPGVHTSDILTVYISAIKALRELDPSMVILQVACQPIRKYLRTREDTVRQIVAGLTGDAEGCTDLASELSRGDPVTLEMQESDEEGNDPEDWTPDPTDAVPDKTGSKRRSSDIISLLVSIYGSKDIFIDEYRAVLADRLLHQLNYNTAREIRNVELLKLRFGESHMHYCEVMLKDMADSRRINSNIREEESRLGEDEQPPLSLSAIILSSEFWPTLKEEKLELPPVVCQAMEDYTHRYEKLKAMRTLSWKPHLGSVTLDVELEDRTLTHLTVSPIHAAIILHFQDKSSWTLEELSVKLGAPKELVHRKLALWQQHGVLREEAGGRYYVVERGSSKEKMERSVMLIDSDEERDSNTTTQSEQREEKLQLFWAYIQAMLTNLDSMTLDRIHSMLRMFVATGPVVTEMDVNELEAFLQRKVREHQLMMSAGVYRLPKSN, encoded by the exons GTGTCTCCTGGAGGATCAGGGTCGGATCAGACTGTGGTGGACTCTCTGGCCCTGCTCAGTGCTCATGGACTGGACCAGCTGCTGGGTAGCTGGCTGCTGGAGACTCTGCAGATGCGTCTGTCTTCCTGTGTCGTCCCTGAGTTCTGGTCGGGGCTCAAACAGCCAGAGAATGAGGTGGAGGAGAGAGACCGAGCCTGGGTTCTGCTTACCGCCTTTAGGACTCTGCTGGACAGGCTGGACCCCTTCCTAG GTGGTTTGGAGAGGTTGAGGACTTGGCAGGCTGAGGGCCGCTGTAGTCCATGTGGGACAAAGCCCGGGGGTCTCCAGGATCGGGCCTTTACCATCATCAGAGCCCTCCTCCTGTTCTCCCCCTCCCCCGTCCTCCAGGAACGAGTTCTGGAGTTCTACAGCAGGACGTTCTCCGTCTACATGAACCAGGAGGGGGAGGCTGAGGACGGGGGCGACGCTGCAGACGGACCAGAGGGAGGGGTCTGTCCAGGCTGCAGCATCCAGATGGGTCAGTGCTGGTGTCGGGAGGCGCTGGAGCAGCTGCAGGAGCTCAGCCACATCCT ATCCAAGCTGCAGCTGCTGGAGTGGGTCAGCTCCAAGGCCGTCACCTTCATCCTCCACAAACTCATTGAACAGCGGATGGAACAGCACTGCAGGGGCGAGTACGAACGCTCCTTCCTGCTCGAGTTCCAGGAG TGGCTGGAGCTGGTTCTTGGCTGGCTCAGCAAAGTGTTTGCCAGTGAGGCCGACAGAGACCctcccagtgttcccagtgttcccagtgttcccagtaCTCCCAGCGTCCAGGACGGCCAGCCTTCCAGTCCTATCCTGAAGCAGTGGAGGTGTCATATGCACCAGTTCTTCTGTCGAATCTACGTCAACATGAGGATCGATGAGTTGTTCAGCATCATCAGAG ATTTCCCAGAGTCCAAAGCTGCTATTGAGGATCTGAAGTTTTGTTTAGAGCGAACAAACCAGAGGCAGCAACTCCTCACTTCGCTCAAATCTGCTTTTGAGAGCCGTCTGCTGCACCCAG GTGTTCACACGTCTGACATCCTCACTGTTTACATCTCGGCCATCAAAGCCCTCAGAGAACTCGATCCATCCATGGTCATCCTGCAGGTCGCCTGCCAGCCCATCCGCAAATACCTCCG GACTCGGGAGGACACAGTGAGGCAGATTGTAGCTGGTCTGACTGGAGATGCTGAGGGCTGCACTGATTTGGCTTCGGAGCTGTCCAGAGGAGACCCAGTGACACTGGAGATGCAGGAAAGTGACGAAGAAGGCAACGACCCTGAAGACTGGACACCAGACCCAACGGACGCTGTGCCTG ATAAGACCGGCTCCAAACGGCGTTCATCGGACATCATCAGCCTACTGGTCAGCATCTACGGCAGCAAGGACATCTTCATCGACGAGTACAGAGCGGTGTTGGCCGACAGACTGCTGCACCAGCTCAACTACAACACCGCCAG GGAAATTCGGAACGTTGAGCTGCTGAAGCTCCGGTTTGGAGAATCTCACATGCATTACTGCGAGGTCATGCTGAAG GACATGGCCGATTCCCGCAGGATCAACAGTAACATACGAGAGGAGGAGTCAAGGCTGGGCgaagacgagcagccgccgctCTCCCTGTCTGCCATCATCCTGTCCTCGGAGTTCTGGCCGACGCTGAAGGAGGAGAAGCTGGAGCTGCCGCCGGTGGTCTGCCAGGCCATGGAGGACTACACACACCGCTACGAGAAGCTCAAG GCCATGAGGACGCTGAGCTGGAAGCCTCACCTGGGCTCCGTCACTCTGGATGTGGAGCTGGAGGACCGGACCCTCACCCACCTCACCGTGTCTCCCATTCACGCAGCCATCATCCTGCACTTTCAGGACAAAA GTTCTTGGACTCTGGAGGAGCTGAGTGTGAAACTGGGCGCCCCCAAGGAGCTGGTGCACAGGAAGCTGGCTCTGTGGCAGCAGCACGGCGTCCTGAGGGAGGAGGCGGGCGGACGGTACTATGTGGTGGAGAGGGGCTCGTCTAAAGAGAAGATGGAGAGAAGCGTCATGTTGATCGACAGCGACGAGGAGAGAGACTCCAACACCACCACCCAGTCTGAGCAGAGGGAGGAGAAGCTGCAG CTGTTCTGGGCCTACATTCAGGCCATGCTCACTAACCTGGACAGTATGACGCTGGACCGCATCCACTCCATGCTGCGGATGTTTGTCGCTACGGGACCCGTCGTCACAGAGATGGACGTAAACGAACTGGAAGCCTTTCTGCAGAGGAAGGTCCGAGAGCATCAGCTGATGATGTCTGCAGGCGTCTACAGACTCCCCAAGTCCAACTGA
- the LOC115424388 gene encoding ras-related protein Rab-35, translating into MAGKDYNHLFKLLIIGDSNVGKSSLLLRFADNSFSGSYITTIGVDFKIRTVDIDGERVKLQIWDTAGQERFRTITSTYYRNTHGVIIVYDVTNPESFVNVKRWLNEISQNCDSVCKILVGNKNDDPARKQVDTQDAMRFGESVGVRVFETSAKENINVEEMFMAFTHMVLRAKKQSQNRAEREREREKDTVNINAQRDRDRRKRGKKCC; encoded by the exons ATGGCAGGGAAGGATTACAATCATCTCTTTAAACTGCTCATCATCGGAGACTCCA ATGTGGGCAAAAGCAGCCTTCTGCTCCGCTTCGCAGACAACTCCTTCTCTG GCAGCTACATCACCACCATCGGCGTGGACTTTAAAATCCGGACGGTGGACATCGACGGGGAGCGGGTGAAGCTGCAGATCTGGGACACGGCGGGACAGGAGAGATTCAGGACCATCACATCTAC GTATTACAGAAACACACATGGTGTCATTATAGTTTACGACGTCACCAACCCAGAGTCCTTTGTAAATGTGAAGCGCTGGTTAAATGAAATCTCCCAGAACTGTGACAGTGTCTGCAAGATCCTGG TGGGAAACAAAAATGACGACCCTGCCAGGAAGCAAGTGGATACCCAGGATGCAATGCGTTTTGGGGAGTCGGTCGGAGTCCGAGTGTTTGAGACCAGCGCCAAAGAAAACATAAACGTAGAGGAG ATGTTCATGGCCTTCACACACATGGTTCTTCGGGCTAAGAAGCAGAGTCAGAACAGAGCCGAGCGCGAACGAGAGCGGGAGAAGGACACGGTCAACATCAACGCCCAGCGAGACCGCGACCGCAGGAAGAGAGGGAAGAAATGCTGCTGA